A single window of Huiozyma naganishii CBS 8797 chromosome 10, complete genome DNA harbors:
- the BEM3 gene encoding GTPase-activating protein BEM3 (similar to Saccharomyces cerevisiae BEM3 (YPL115C); ancestral locus Anc_8.605), whose product MESPIGTKTLDLLKQYNNHISERDKSIEYIEKNTESASNRPTYDELFKENVKLKLQVDEYDAELKSLKQVIELLKKHNNTSIETLLEENLTPVEKKKDFILPPRSAERRMSGKDSDTQSIISSTASSYSKSNEVPRISLPGKKLISGMVDNPPSPATTIKTSTSDAKSPLKSDDVNLRALNNNPFIDPILSPSNSGSTESPGKPTASVTYTTSRIQIKSPKKTQSPVQERARSPQNPNRMTSVINNQIRSPLKKTFVESRADFNCSPTMITENIPPRDKFGGDSLNYTHPINTRNMPLQTKDDSSESGNSPLSARTNSVRNVSGEHYPPSDSLSINSINKSITQSSRPTVTTPPPNTELGSPILLNKNDSHTSAMKSTLPSTLNNKAYLESALDLHIKTKVAAEKMEDGLKKPTMKNSSLPAVPATLTAGSRSVSSQILKVQDDFNPDVVTDTQRSISTGTVQSHVASMVSEIPLFVQPDEFGTIKLEIVSSLFQENDLDRDEHLVLISVIDRKTDKEMFKFSKSIQKIRELDVYMKSHISNLSLPSLPDRSLFQAIIPAKVAMRRELLNEYFASIFSVPAFPPNVSLKIAQFLSTDTVMNPPMLGDTTKEGTVVMRRPKKALSNNIGWRIRYAILNDGILQLLERDQIAEVIKLQHCAIEIIPNIPEDRYGTKNGFLINEHKKSGLSSISKYYICLETAKERESWLSALNQLTGQSLQYLNAHSPNMSHGDQSSQPNSVEGANSLSKTDSSSIIDQNYSSNELRVEQKSTQPLGRTSSHTSVASSPRQPDVADERDIRRLKMRSLFPFKKLNISSNSTGVQGGAPSTTPSDFEPVTILTPDSSKSLTTQKSAELNSSQIELSYDQPVVFGSSLDACLKLSSHLYQGEYDIPTVVYRCLEYLYKNQGIREEGIFRLSGSSTLIKTLQETFDRDHDVDLCNYEEEEQHAYLGVNTVSGLLKLYLRNLPHLIFGDEQFLTLKKIVSEYHSNDRAIAFEYQKLIQQGQLPHANISLMYALFELLNRIIDNKKFNKMNLRNLCIVFSSDVERPNNNAAAFHR is encoded by the coding sequence ATGGAGAGTCCGATTGGAACCAAAACACTAGACTTGCTCAAACAATACAATAACCATATCTCTGAGCGGGATAAATCGATAGAGTACATCGAAAAGAATACAGAGAGTGCAAGCAACAGACCTACTTACGATGAACTGTTTAAAGAAAACGTCAAACTGAAATTGCAGGTGGATGAGTACGATGCGGagttgaaaagtttgaagCAGGTTATTGAACTactgaagaaacacaacaacactTCCATCGAAACGTTGCTAGAGGAAAACTTGACTCCAgttgagaaaaaaaaagatttCATACTACCCCCACGCTCTGCTGAAAGGAGGATGAGTGGAAAGGATAGTGATACTCAGTCCATAATAAGCTCTACCGCATCGAGTTATAGTAAGTCAAATGAGGTTCCGCGCATTAGTTTACCAGgaaaaaagttgattaGTGGTATGGTTGACAACCCACCGTCCCCGGCGACTACCATAAAAACGTCTACTAGCGATGCGAAAAGCCCTTTGAAGAGTGATGACGTCAATTTGCGGGCCTTGAACAACAATCCCTTTATTGACCCAATCCTCTCGCCAAGTAATAGCGGCAGTACTGAGAGTCCGGGCAAACCAACGGCTTCTGTAACTTACACGACCTCACGGATTCAAATCAAATCGCCAAAAAAAACGCAGTCCCCCGTCCAGGAACGAGCACGCTCGCCTCAAAATCCAAACAGAATGACCTCCGTGATAAACAACCAAATACGATcacctttgaagaaaacCTTTGTTGAATCAAGAGCTGATTTCAACTGTTCACCTACAATGATCACAGAAAATATTCCACCAAGGGATAAATTTGGCGGAGATTCGCTAAACTACACTCATCCTATCAATACTCGTAATATGCCTCTACAAACCAAAGACGACTCCTCCGAATCAGGTAATTCGCCGTTATCCGCAAGAACAAATTCAGTGAGGAATGTATCAGGGGAACATTACCCCCCCTCAGACTCCTTGTCCATTAATAGCATCAACAAGAGCATAACGCAATCATCCCGACCAACAGTAACCACTCCACCTCCTAACACTGAGCTAGGGTCTCCtatcttgttgaacaagaatgATTCGCATACAAGTGCTATGAAAAGTACTTTACCCTCAACCTTAAACAATAAAGCATACTTAGAGTCAGCCTTGGATTTGCACATCAAGACCAAAGTTGCGGCAGAAAAGATGGAGGATGGTTTGAAGAAGCCTACTATGAAGAATTCAAGCTTGCCCGCCGTACCAGCAACATTAACAGCAGGTTCCAgatctgtttcttcccAGATATTAAAGGTGCAAGACGATTTTAACCCCGATGTTGTGACGGACACTCAACGCTCCATCAGTACTGGGACTGTGCAATCTCACGTAGCTAGTATGGTCTCAGAAATCCCACTATTTGTACAGCCAGATGAGTTTGGTACGATAAAACTAGAGATAGTCAGCTCTTTATTCCAAGAGAATGATTTGGACAGGGACGAGCATCTCGTACTGATAAGCGTAATAGACCGTAAGACGGATAAGGAAATGTTCAAATTCTCCAAGTCTATCCAGAAAATACGGGAACTAGACGTCTACATGAAATCCCACATATCTAATCTCTCGTTACCTTCTTTACCCGATCGCAGCCTATTCCAGGCAATCATACCAGCGAAGGTGGCTATGAGAAGGGAGTTGCTGAACGAGTACTTTGCTAGTATATTCAGCGTTCCTGCGTTCCCGCCTAACGTGTCATTAAAAATCGCCCAATTTTTGAGTACAGATACTGTCATGAACCCACCAATGCTTGGGGATACCACGAAGGAAGGTACTGTGGTTATGAGAAGACCAAAGAAAGCCTTAAGCAATAATATTGGATGGAGAATAAGGTATGCTATCCTGAATGATGGTATTCTGCAACTATTagaaagagatcaaatTGCGGAGGTTATCAAATTACAGCATTGCGCTATTGAAATAATACCGAACATTCCAGAAGATAGATACGGGACGAAGAATGGGTTCTTGATTAATGAACACAAAAAGAGCGGATTATCCTCAATTTCTAAGTACTACATTTGTTTGGAAACCGCTAAAGAGCGTGAATCATGGTTATCTGCCCTAAACCAACTAACAGGTCAGTCGCTGCAATATTTGAACGCACACTCCCCGAATATGAGCCACGGGGATCAATCTTCACAACCGAACTCCGTCGAGGGCGCCAACTCGCTGTCTAAGACGGATTCTAGTTCCATTATTGACCAAAATTATAGCAGCAACGAGCTCAGAGTAGAACAAAAGTCAACGCAACCATTGGGACGGACAAGTAGTCACACAAGTGTGGCCTCTTCGCCAAGGCAGCCAGATGTAGCCGATGAAAGGGATATAAGAAGATTGAAGATGAGAAGTTTGTTTCCATttaagaaactgaacatCTCGTCAAACTCAACAGGCGTGCAAGGAGGTGCACCCAGCACCACACCGAGTGATTTTGAACCAGTGACCATTTTAACTCCCGATAGCAGTAAGTCATTAACGACGCAAAAGTCAGCggaattgaacagttctcAAATTGAGTTATCGTACGACCAGCCTGTAGTTTTTGGTTCATCCTTAGATGCGTGCTTAAAATTAAGCTCGCACCTGTACCAAGGAGAGTATGATATACCGACTGTCGTTTATCGATGCTTGGAATATCTGTATAAGAATCAAGGCATACGCGAGGAAGGTATATTTAGATTGAGTGGATCCAGCACACTGATAAAAACTCTGCAAGAAACATTTGACAGAGATCATGACGTCGATCTGTGCAATTatgaggaagaggaacaacatGCCTACTTGGGGGTGAACACGGTTAGCgggttgttgaagttgtatCTGAGAAATTTGCCCCATCTAATATTTGGTGACGAGCAGTTcttgactttgaagaagattgtGAGCGAGTATCATTCCAATGATCGTGCAATAGCTTTTGAGTATCAAAAACTAATACAACAAGGCCAATTGCCACATGCTAATATCTCGTTGATGTATGCACTTTTCGAGCTACTGAATAGGATTATCgacaacaagaagttcaacaagatgaaTCTGCGAAACCTATGCattgttttttcttccgACGTTGAACGTCCCAATAACAATGCTGCAGCCTTTCATCGTTGA
- the HOS3 gene encoding histone deacetylase (similar to Saccharomyces cerevisiae HOS3 (YPL116W); ancestral locus Anc_8.607) has protein sequence MSQDPLEEFYIQFQKFVQNNPNVISAARSASQIPESAKAVIVLSPLSLQHVFSRDWVSNSYRKTIVERPERLLAASMGVAAAITMYPALFTLKTSHNRAGSLNAPHVLKVHGSRWPREVYKLCKRADEKLARGEIEVPKEWNAGDIYLSSATLTALRGTIGALETGVDTIFTGASPEHISNRVFVVVRPPGHHCHVTGPSGFCLLNNAHISIEYAADTYGVTHAAILDFDLHHGDGTQDICWKRAGFKPDGATREENEEPYDDFGKRTAAFPKVGYFSMHDINSFPTESGYATSENIRNASTCIMDSHDLNIWNVHLAPWATEEDFMKLYRSKYRTLFAKADEYFKTARLEMQKQGTPFKGLVVISAGFDASEFEQTSMQRHSVNVPTEFYTLFTKDVLKLAQMHTQGKVLSVMEGGYSDKAITSGVFAHLIGLQNQDWIREWGSEQVVKEIVRGCKPNWKPYKTKRAQDVIRIWAEEVIRLGRAMIPEFKETLFQEPSNGAATLPPGQNTIAQRLTRAQASSIPKEQIQKPEVVQASNPVSHNVPFIEQDLSSDNEDEDYEYDEALNQSFNRTVEDITIDDISRHLETLEIIQSEDEEEEQAPPKQGTYKYTTKDPRHPNNNAYKVPSNTTTEYLRHTRRQTKPKQEPPAYDDSDISMISYVSTRKHTTRSGESKW, from the coding sequence ATGTCGCAGGATCCCTTAGAGGAGTTTTACATCCAGTTCCAgaaatttgttcaaaacaacCCAAATGTCATCTCAGCGGCCCGATCGGCTTCCCAGATTCCAGAGTCCGCGAAGGCAGTCATTGTGCTGTCGCCACTGTCCTTACAGCATGTTTTCTCCAGGGATTGGGTCTCCAATTCGTACAGGAAGACGATTGTAGAGAGACCGGAAAGGTTGCTTGCTGCATCCATGGGGGTCGCCGCTGCTATTACTATGTACCCAGCGCTTTTCACACTGAAGACTTCACATAATAGGGCTGGATCGCTGAATGCCCCTCATGTTTTGAAAGTCCATGGATCTCGTTGGCCAAGGGAAGTCTATAAACTGTGTAAAAGAGCGGATGAGAAATTGGCCAGGGGAGAGATTGAAGTCCCGAAAGAATGGAACGCGGGGGATATATACTTGAGCTCAGCAACATTAACTGCTTTGAGAGGTACCATAGGGGCTCTGGAGACAGGGGTCGATACAATATTCACGGGTGCGTCCCCTGAACACATAAGTAATAGAGTGTTTGTCGTGGTGAGACCACCGGGGCATCATTGTCATGTTACTGGACCCTCCGGCTTTTGCCTGCTGAACAATGCACATATTAGTATTGAATACGCAGCTGATACTTACGGAGTCACCCATGCGGCGATCCTTGATTTCGACTTACATCATGGAGACGGAACGCAGGATATATGTTGGAAACGTGCTGGGTTTAAACCAGATGGGGCCACCCGTGAGGAGAACGAGGAACCGTACGATGATTTTGGGAAAAGAACCGCTGCGTTCCCCAAAGTAGGGTATTTCTCAATGCACGATATAAATTCGTTCCCCACGGAATCAGGGTATGCCACTTCAGAAAATATTAGAAATGCATCCACATGTATCATGGATTCTCACGATCTGAATATATGGAACGTTCATTTAGCTCCATGGGCCACAGAGGAAGATTTTATGAAACTGTACAGATCCAAATATCGTACTCTATTCGCTAAGGCAGACGAGTACTTCAAAACAGCAAGATTAGAGATGCAGAAGCAGGGGACACCATTTAAGGGGCTCGTCGTCATAAGTGCTGGGTTTGACGCCTCAGAGTTCGAACAGACTTCTATGCAAAGGCACTCGGTGAACGTCCCCACGGAATTCTACACACTGTTCACTAAGGACGTTTTGAAACTCGCTCAAATGCATACCCAAGGTAAAGTACTTTCAGTGATGGAAGGTGGCTATTCCGATAAGGCAATAACCTCGGGAGTCTTTGCTCATTTGATCGGGCTGCAGAACCAAGACTGGATTAGAGAGTGGGGGTCAGAACAGGTGGTCAAAGAAATCGTCAGAGGTTGTAAACCAAACTGGAAACCTTACAAGACCAAGCGGGCCCAAGATGTTATCAGAATTTGGGCAGAGGAGGTGATTAGGCTTGGTCGCGCCATGATACCCGAGTTCAAGGAAACGCTGTTTCAAGAACCCTCCAATGGTGCAGCCACTTTACCACCAGGACAAAACACCATTGCACAAAGACTCACAAGAGCACAAGCCTCCTCCATACCGAAAGAGCAGATCCAGAAACCAGAAGTTGTACAGGCTAGTAACCCAGTCAGCCACAATGTTCCTTTCATCGAGCAAGATTTATCCAGTGAtaatgaggatgaggattACGAATATGATGAGGCGTTGAATCAATCATTCAACAGAACCGTTGAAGACATTACCATTGACGATATTTCAAGACACTTGGAAACTTTGGAGATTATCCAGAGtgaagacgaggaagaggaacaggCGCCGCCAAAACAAGGGACGTATAAGTACACCACTAAAGATCCACGCCACCCGAATAACAACGCTTATAAAGTACCATCCAACACCACTACTGAATACCTAAGACACACTCGTCGCCAAACAAAACCTAAACAGGAACCGCCCGCGTATGATGACAGCGACATATCTATGATATCTTATGTCTCGACTAGGAAACACACCACAAGAAGTGGAGAGAGCAAGTGGTAG
- the YPK3 gene encoding putative protein kinase YPK3 (similar to Saccharomyces cerevisiae YBR028C; ancestral locus Anc_3.229), producing the protein MIFELDEDLKNLELEKPVITRSPFSDNEETIISNDECHDMISEPPQSLQDYLDVDVPSARHTEKRRPSAVAKFSVLSPMHTRKVSISSAKNGDETNASPHSDTGVTTSSPTSNHTSGDPNSRNLQDFQPVRVLGKGAYGKVILVKDQKSNKLFAMKQLKKAEILINEQEIKDDAKEDKPDNKNIERTFAEKTILSELEHPNIVKLFYSFHDVSKLYLILQYVPGGELFFHLKEHGTLDEDTVSFYAAEISCALKFLHDKGIVYRDLKPENCLLNDRGHLVLTDFGLSKKSLEDNDMSNQVDDVFTLHSIIGTPEYAAPEILQGLPYNKNCDWYSLGCLLFDMLVGKPPYTGTNHKVIINKIQKDKNGPKIPYYLSEGMKDMLNWLLKKDKLKRWQVDKYWAETREDSRQGKGKKKKVGKQRELKYQSHFIFRKIDWKLMESGDLQHTTLGPIVPLITDWELAENFDSEFTSMSYDDGYTMEIPARNSKDDLFKGFSYKASGSYLDRYF; encoded by the coding sequence ATGATATTTGAGTTGGATGAggatttgaaaaatctgGAATTGGAGAAGCCTGTTATCACCAGGTCTCCCTTTTCAGATAATGAGGAAACGATTATTTCCAATGACGAGTGTCACGATATGATCAGTGAGCCACCACAGTCTCTACAGGATTATTTGGATGTCGATGTGCCCTCCGCGAGGCATACAGAGAAGAGAAGGCCATCGGCAGTGGCCAAGTTTTCTGTACTTTCACCCATGCATACAAGGAAAGTTTCAATCTCATCGGCGAAAAACGGAGATGAGACTAACGCATCTCCACATTCAGACACGGGGGTGACCACTTCATCTCCAACTTCAAACCATACTAGTGGTGACCCGAACTCAAGGAATTTGCAAGACTTCCAGCCTGTAAGAGTATTGGGGAAGGGAGCCTATGGTAAAGTTATATTGGTGAAGGAtcaaaaatcaaataaactgtttgccatgaaacaattgaaaaaggCAGAAATCTTGATAAATGAACAAGAGATCAAAGACGACGCCAAAGAGGATAAGCCGgataataaaaatatcGAGCGGACATTTGCAGAAAAGACAATTCTTTCCGAGTTAGAACACCCTAATATCGTCAAGTTGTTTTATTCATTCCACGACGTGTCTAAATTGTATCTTATTTTACAGTACGTCCCCGGGGGGGAACTTTTCTTCCATCTTAAGGAGCATGGTACACTAGATGAGGATACTGTCTCCTTTTACGCGGCTGAAATCAGTTGCGCGCTGAAATTCTTACATGACAAGGGGATAGTTTATAGAGACTTGAAACCGGAGAATTGCCTGCTAAATGACAGGGGGCACTTGGTTCTGACAGATTTTGGTCTGAGCAAGAAAAGTCTGGAAGATAACGATATGTCTAACCAAGTCGACGATGTTTTCACGTTGCACTCGATTATCGGTACCCCCGAGTACGCGGCTCCAGAGATCCTACAGGGGCTACCATACAACAAGAACTGTGATTGGTACTCCCTAGGGTGTCTTCTTTTCGATATGCTTGTCGGGAAACCACCTTATACGGGTACAAATCATAAAGTCATAATAAACAAGATTCAAAAGGACAAAAATGGGCCTAAAATTCCGTATTACTTGAGTGAAGGTATGAAGGACATGTTGAACTGgcttttgaaaaaggatAAACTTAAGAGATGGCAGGTGGATAAATACTGGGCAGAAACAAGGGAAGATTCAAGACAGGgcaagggcaagaagaagaaagtcgGTAAACAGAGAGAACTGAAGTACCAGTCACACTTTATATTCAGGAAGATTGATTGGAAGTTGATGGAAAGTGGTGACTTACAGCACACTACTCTGGGACCAATTGTTCCCCTAATTACCGACTGGGAATTGGCCGAGAATTTCGACTCTGAATTCACCTCGATGTCATACGATGATGGGTACACAATGGAAATCCCGGCTAGGAATTCTAAAGATGACCTTTTCAAGGGCTTTAGTTACAAGGCAAGCGGGAGCTACTTGGACAGATACTTCTAA
- the KNAG0J01280 gene encoding uncharacterized protein — MEPSHRNAMPERFHHLNIDYSLQRQNAKNLSEVAAQGERFGEVKGDQMYEVSLSGTTEQPDEATGCQLLKENIYYETSEERYKELLALSRRTKSPFLKAIVDPEFWSPKRQTGMDPPNIRKENLILQSRRNEQADFMRFWLQAARITEKDRELINDYECAGRWDRFKHKCRHIFDHRLWKKRGRPQ; from the coding sequence ATGGAACCAAGCCACCGGAACGCAATGCCGGAACGTTTCCATCATTTGAATATTGATTATTCGCTACAGCGGCAGAACGCTAAAAATCTAAGCGAAGTAGCCGCGCAAGGTGAAAGATTCGGGGAAGTGAAGGGAGATCAAATGTATGAAGTGTCGCTATCCGGGACCACAGAGCAACCTGACGAGGCAACAGGGTGCCagcttttgaaggagaacatATACTACGAAACCTCTGAGGAAAGATATAAGGAATTGTTGGCATTGAGTCGGCGAACAAAATCGCCATTTTTGAAAGCTATTGTTGATCCAGAATTCTGGTCCCCCAAGAGGCAAACGGGGATGGACCCTCCTAATATTAGAAAGGAGAACCTAATTTTGCAATCGAGAAGGAACGAACAGGCTGATTTTATGAGATTTTGGTTGCAGGCAGCCAGAATTACTGAGAAGGACAGAGAGTTGATCAACGATTATGAATGCGCAGGTCGCTGGGATCGGTTCAAGCACAAATGCCGTCATATTTTTGATCACAGACTCTGGAAGAAAAGGGGACGGCCCCAATAA
- the AIM10 gene encoding putative proline--tRNA ligase AIM10 (similar to Saccharomyces cerevisiae YER087W; ancestral locus Anc_7.368) has translation MKPIIQLRNPFQQKFLSKQAIATLSTPELLQRLNFVQKTQSGLFHYLPLSLRILNKITGILDTHLQKNLKAQKLSLSTLSSKSLWSRTERWSNTELFKLKDSKSAEFCLVATCEEDVTELMRGHIDSYKNMPCVVYQTSRKYRDERRPRGGLLRGKEFLMMDAYSFASTAEESLQVFNETNRAYDLIFKELKVPYVKAWADNGDMGGDISKEYHLVHESGEDTIFSCSHCKNVFNEEMAESSPLEEGAMSGDVNVKYALTADHSTLICFYFPADRQINWNNAVKAVDGDVDKKLRDYSNARVLEIFQERSNEDIMFSKVLRVMDCRINSRSNFPDFPLKNYLKNNFGQLEGLSIVNAVDGEKCGSCEEGALTATRSIEVGHTFVLGTKYSELMNLKFKDKDNQSDKLVEMGCYGIGVTRIIGAIAEVTRDEQGIRWPSPISPYLLSVCSVENGTDERVLKVVENLSQSKSLRDDIMQDFSNSSGLGSKIQTSHALGIPLCIIIGSKSWPRVEIEVRGKRWCEDGEPAWIQEHERNKSKFDWDHIPQRDDHLEKHIVSHMYVKEVVEALLKDI, from the coding sequence ATGAAGCCAATAATTCAATTAAGGAATCCCTTCCAGCAGAAATTTTTAAGTAAACAAGCCATAGCAACCCTCTCAACTCCGGAGCTTCTGCAAAGATTAAATTTCGTCCAGAAAACCCAGAGCGGACTGTTCCATTACCTCCCGCTCTCCCTGCGAATTCTCAACAAGATAACAGGCATATTAGACACGCACCTACAGAAGAACCTTAAGGCACAAAAGTTATCCCTGAGTACGCTATCGTCGAAGTCCCTGTGGTCTCGCACTGAAAGATGGTCCAACAcggaactgttcaaactgAAGGATAGCAAGAGTGCGGAGTTCTGTCTCGTGGCGACTTGCGAGGAGGACGTCACGGAATTGATGAGGGGCCACATCGACAGTTACAAAAATATGCCCTGCGTCGTTTACCAAACCAGCAGGAAATACAGGGACGAGAGAAGACCCCGCGGCGGGTTGCTTCGCGGGAAAGAGTTCCTCATGATGGATGCGTACTCGTTTGCCTCTACTGCGGAGGAATCCTTACAAGTGTTCAACGAAACAAACAGGGCTTATGACTTgatattcaaagaattgaaagTACCGTACGTCAAAGCATGGGCGGATAATGGTGATATGGGGGGTGACATCAGCAAGGAGTACCATTTGGTCCATGAATCAGGAGAGGATACCATCTTCAGTTGCTCGCATTGTAAGAACGTGTTCAATGAGGAGATGGCCGAGTCCTCCCCTTTAGAGGAGGGCGCAATGTCAGGGGACGTTAATGTTAAATATGCACTAACTGCAGACCATTCCACTTTGATCTGTTTTTATTTCCCTGCTGACAGACAAATCAACTGGAACAACGCGGTGAAGGCAGTGGACGGTGACGTCGATAAGAAGCTACGTGATTACAGCAATGCTAGAGTTTTGGAAATATTCCAGGAGAGGAGTAACGAGGATATCAtgttttcaaaagttcTCCGCGTCATGGATTGTAGAATCAATTCGAGATCAAACTTCCCAGACTTCCCACTGAAGAACTATCTGAAAAACAACTTTGGACAATTGGAGGGGCTCTCCATTGTCAACGCCGTGGATGGGGAGAAATGCGGTTCCTGCGAAGAGGGGGCACTGACTGCGACACGAAGCATCGAGGTCGGCCACACTTTTGTGCTAGGAACAAAGTATTCAGAACTTATGAACCTCAAGTTCAAGGATAAGGACAATCAAAGCGACAAACTAGTAGAGATGGGGTGTTACGGTATTGGCGTCACGCGAATCATCGGCGCTATCGCAGAGGTAACCAGGGACGAACAAGGTATCAGATGGCCAAGTCCGATATCGCCATACTTGCTCTCCGTCTGCTCTGTTGAGAACGGGACGGACGAGAGGGTCTTGAAAGTTGTTGAAAATCTATCACAGTCAAAGTCGCTCCGGGATGACATTATGCAAGATTTTAGCAATTCTTCAGGTCTTGGCTCAAAGATCCAAACTTCACACGCACTGGGGATCCCTCTGTGTATAATTATCGGGTCCAAGTCGTGGCCTAGAGTCGAGATAGAGGTGAGGGGCAAGAGATGGTGTGAAGATGGGGAACCCGCATGGATTCAAGAACACGAAAGGAATAAGTCAAAGTTCGACTGGGATCATATTCCTCAGCGAGACGACCATCTAGAGAAACACATAGTTTCTCACATGTACGTTAAAGAGGTTGTAGAAGCCTTGTTAAAGGATATATAG